A stretch of Paenibacillus sp. URB8-2 DNA encodes these proteins:
- the pucD gene encoding xanthine dehydrogenase subunit D: MLLSRESSGGRWRTRPDGMEKVTGTLQYLTDMSAEGMLIGRVLRSHQAHARILALRTVKAAAVPGVHAVITHEDVPGLNGFGIALPHQPVFCEDRVRYTGDAIAAVAADSDEIAEYALSLIEVDYELLPVLTDPEEAMKEDAVLLHPEGNVLHHTEYRKGNPADAFAECAYVAEETYFTPRQMHTYMETEGGLFIPEDNGRLTVYSATQHGLMDRKQLSRIIAMPEESIRVVSSPIGGSFGGKDELNVQPYGALLALRTGKPVRLHNSRAESVRAGLKRHPMKIAMKTGCDKEGRLMAHQVRIVSDTGAYATLGTEVLNFATEHVMGPYMIEHMEIEGFCIYTNNGVSGEFRGFGGNQAIFAIEGQIDRLAEAAGIDPWEMRLRNLRKYGDPGPLGQPIVQTHGAMQVWEALAAIPLMAERKNGPGRDARDPWTVTGVGAAIAMHGAGLGKGIPDPAGGRLCLALDGKIEAVFGYEEFGQGLIATMEQMLIEQYGFGADDLRIIIGDTDVVPDSGSSTASRATSMMWMALRRLHPDFTARLAEAAESASSGVSGLTPGPGGMWKEGKLILSYADLARTLNEPIVCETVFHYPTTPHERVGAHFLYTYSSIAVKIEVNLLTGRVRIVDQYHAVAAGPVANPQGYLGQIEGGSGMAVGFTLTEDALMNAGSYVTKNLDTYIIPTIADMSGIQVEAIEDLPEHDTYGPRGVGEIGSVNLAPAVASAIFQAVGKRVTRLPIEPEFLQETPFIPQKAVNANVG, translated from the coding sequence ATGCTGCTGAGCAGAGAATCCAGCGGAGGGCGCTGGAGAACACGGCCCGACGGGATGGAAAAAGTCACCGGGACATTGCAGTATTTAACCGATATGAGCGCGGAAGGCATGCTGATTGGCCGGGTTCTTCGCAGCCATCAGGCTCATGCCCGGATTCTGGCCCTGCGCACGGTGAAGGCGGCAGCCGTTCCGGGCGTGCATGCCGTAATCACCCATGAGGATGTTCCTGGCTTGAATGGCTTCGGCATCGCCCTTCCGCATCAGCCGGTATTTTGTGAAGACCGTGTGCGGTATACCGGAGACGCGATCGCCGCGGTAGCCGCCGACAGCGACGAAATTGCGGAATATGCGCTGTCTCTGATCGAGGTCGATTACGAGCTGCTGCCGGTATTAACGGACCCCGAGGAAGCCATGAAGGAGGATGCTGTTCTTCTTCATCCCGAAGGCAATGTACTGCATCATACCGAATACCGCAAAGGCAATCCGGCGGACGCTTTTGCTGAATGCGCCTATGTGGCGGAGGAGACGTATTTTACGCCCCGGCAAATGCATACGTATATGGAAACCGAAGGCGGACTCTTTATTCCTGAAGACAATGGCCGGCTGACCGTTTATTCGGCCACTCAGCACGGACTGATGGACCGCAAGCAGTTATCCCGCATTATCGCGATGCCGGAGGAGAGCATTCGCGTGGTATCAAGTCCAATCGGCGGATCGTTCGGCGGCAAAGACGAACTGAACGTTCAGCCTTACGGCGCTCTCCTGGCTCTTCGGACAGGTAAGCCGGTGCGGCTGCATAATTCCCGCGCCGAATCCGTCCGGGCAGGACTTAAGCGCCATCCTATGAAGATCGCAATGAAGACCGGCTGCGACAAGGAAGGCCGGCTGATGGCCCATCAGGTAAGGATCGTCTCCGACACCGGGGCGTATGCCACACTCGGCACCGAGGTGCTGAACTTCGCCACGGAGCATGTCATGGGTCCATACATGATTGAGCATATGGAGATCGAGGGCTTCTGTATCTATACGAACAACGGCGTTTCCGGCGAATTCCGCGGATTTGGCGGAAATCAGGCCATCTTCGCCATAGAAGGACAGATCGACCGGCTGGCTGAAGCAGCGGGCATTGATCCGTGGGAAATGCGTCTCCGGAATTTGCGGAAATACGGCGATCCCGGCCCGCTGGGCCAGCCGATTGTCCAGACGCATGGAGCCATGCAGGTATGGGAGGCGCTGGCCGCTATTCCGCTGATGGCAGAGAGAAAGAACGGCCCGGGCAGGGACGCCAGGGACCCTTGGACGGTAACCGGCGTCGGTGCGGCCATCGCCATGCACGGAGCCGGGCTTGGTAAGGGGATTCCCGATCCGGCTGGGGGCAGGCTCTGCCTGGCGCTTGACGGCAAAATCGAGGCCGTATTCGGGTACGAGGAATTCGGCCAGGGTCTGATCGCTACGATGGAGCAGATGCTGATCGAGCAGTACGGATTTGGTGCCGATGATCTGCGGATCATTATCGGCGATACGGATGTCGTGCCGGACAGCGGTTCGAGCACAGCGTCCAGAGCGACAAGCATGATGTGGATGGCGCTGCGCAGGCTGCATCCCGATTTTACCGCTCGGCTGGCCGAAGCGGCGGAATCCGCTTCCAGCGGTGTTAGCGGCTTGACTCCGGGACCGGGTGGAATGTGGAAAGAAGGGAAGCTGATCCTTTCTTACGCCGATCTTGCCCGTACCCTTAATGAACCTATTGTGTGCGAAACGGTATTCCATTATCCCACAACGCCTCATGAACGGGTCGGCGCCCACTTTCTCTATACGTACTCGTCCATAGCCGTAAAGATTGAGGTCAATCTGTTGACCGGCCGTGTGCGAATCGTTGACCAGTATCATGCGGTAGCCGCCGGTCCGGTTGCCAATCCGCAGGGTTATCTGGGGCAAATCGAGGGCGGCAGCGGCATGGCGGTCGGCTTCACGCTGACGGAGGACGCGCTGATGAACGCAGGCTCCTATGTTACGAAGAATCTGGATACTTACATTATTCCGACCATTGCCGATATGAGCGGCATTCAGGTAGAGGCGATCGAGGATTTGCCGGAGCATGACACTTACGGCCCCCGCGGGGTAGGTGAAATCGGCTCGGTGAATCTGGCTCCTGCCGTGGCTTCCGCCATTTTTCAGGCGGTAGGCAAGCGGGTCACCCGGCTGCCGATTGAGCCCGAATTTCTGCAGGAAACTCCGTTTATACCACAGAAGGCGGTGAATGCGAATGTTGGATAA
- a CDS encoding FAD binding domain-containing protein, with protein MEALRDEPLWTPAVQRPRSLHEAWELKRTLGEDGIYVAGSTLLRTQWEAGTVSMPKSLIDLRGIEDLADIDEDGGGLSIGALADLSQCRRSAALGQTAPAVQEAVRCIAAPAVRNLATIGGNIAAGYGDCLPALLVCDAELAVFDGKFLNRRRVEEWLADRWSGALPPEEILTGLWLAPPAGPSGSRRIEIFRKVGRREAFTPSLVTVAIGCFIDSKGRLSGVKIAAGGGSGRPQRLDIAEAVLEGAHIGPELLASVYEAVISQFETYGDPFATVEYKKKTAGNLIVAELWKALEGNAGK; from the coding sequence ATGGAAGCTTTGCGTGACGAGCCGCTGTGGACGCCTGCTGTTCAACGGCCCCGAAGCCTGCATGAGGCCTGGGAGCTGAAACGGACGCTTGGCGAAGATGGGATTTATGTCGCCGGCAGCACTTTGCTGCGGACGCAGTGGGAAGCCGGGACGGTTTCCATGCCGAAATCACTGATTGATTTGCGGGGGATTGAAGACCTTGCAGACATTGACGAAGATGGCGGCGGGCTCTCCATCGGCGCCCTTGCCGACTTGTCCCAGTGCCGGCGAAGCGCCGCGCTGGGACAAACGGCGCCCGCCGTTCAGGAGGCGGTCCGCTGCATCGCCGCTCCGGCGGTCCGTAATCTGGCGACGATCGGCGGCAATATCGCCGCGGGCTACGGCGATTGTCTTCCCGCGCTGCTCGTCTGCGATGCGGAGCTGGCCGTCTTTGACGGCAAGTTCCTTAACCGCCGGCGGGTGGAAGAGTGGCTGGCCGACCGGTGGAGCGGAGCGCTTCCGCCTGAGGAAATCCTGACGGGGCTATGGCTTGCGCCCCCGGCAGGTCCTTCGGGTAGCCGGCGGATTGAGATCTTCCGCAAAGTCGGCCGCAGGGAAGCGTTCACGCCCTCGCTGGTCACGGTAGCGATTGGATGCTTTATCGACAGCAAAGGCCGTCTGAGCGGCGTTAAGATTGCCGCCGGAGGAGGAAGCGGCCGCCCGCAGCGGTTGGATATTGCCGAAGCGGTTCTGGAAGGCGCACATATCGGTCCCGAGCTGCTGGCTTCGGTGTACGAGGCGGTTATCTCGCAGTTTGAGACTTATGGAGATCCTTTTGCAACAGTGGAATACAAAAAGAAGACCGCAGGCAATCTTATTGTTGCCGAACTATGGAAGGCTTTGGAAGGAAACGCTGGAAAATAA
- a CDS encoding ABC transporter ATP-binding protein, whose amino-acid sequence MQEYSVEMRGIVKRFGSVTASDQVDFSANAGEIHALLGENGAGKSTVMSMLSGVYRADEGEILIHGKPAKIRSPKDAAMLGVGMVFQNFRLVQTLTAAENIVLGEKSSFWRGRNWIKNKHNEIEELAERFGLKFPVDRPIWQLSVGEQQRVEIVKTLYRGADIIILDEPTSVLTPGEVEGLFSTLRRMKQEGKTVIMTTHKMKEVMASSDRISVMRKGKMIATLVTKETDEREVARLMVGREVVIERQEREATEGEELLNVKNLSVYADHGRKALDGLSLSVRKGEIVGVAGVAGNGQKELAEVLTGLRTWREGEIIFDGSPVKTASVRGAIDSGISHVPENRMKSGLAGRLGSVDNLLFKSYRTEEHSTFGFLKAAKNRIWSEELVRKFDVKTPELDTPVQQLSGGNQQKLLFAREVTHQPKLMVAVHPTQGLDVGATAGVHELLMELRASGSGVLLISEDLDELLQLSDRLLVIYNGAIIGEETHETADRERIGLMMAGIRSREESMV is encoded by the coding sequence ATGCAGGAATATTCGGTGGAAATGCGCGGAATTGTAAAACGTTTCGGTTCGGTAACCGCGAGCGACCAAGTCGATTTTTCGGCAAACGCGGGCGAGATACACGCGCTGCTTGGCGAGAACGGAGCGGGAAAAAGCACGGTCATGAGCATGCTGTCGGGCGTGTATAGAGCGGATGAAGGAGAGATTCTGATTCACGGCAAACCAGCCAAGATTCGTTCTCCGAAAGACGCGGCTATGCTCGGTGTAGGCATGGTGTTTCAGAACTTCAGACTGGTGCAGACCTTGACGGCGGCGGAAAATATCGTGCTTGGCGAAAAATCGTCTTTCTGGCGCGGGAGAAACTGGATTAAAAACAAACATAATGAAATTGAGGAATTGGCGGAACGCTTCGGGCTGAAATTTCCGGTGGACCGACCCATATGGCAGCTTTCTGTCGGGGAACAGCAGCGGGTGGAGATCGTCAAGACACTTTATCGCGGCGCCGACATTATCATTCTGGATGAGCCGACCTCGGTGCTTACGCCGGGCGAGGTAGAGGGGTTGTTCAGCACGCTGCGCCGGATGAAGCAGGAAGGAAAGACGGTTATCATGACCACGCATAAAATGAAGGAGGTCATGGCGTCTTCGGACCGAATTTCGGTCATGCGCAAAGGTAAAATGATCGCCACACTCGTAACCAAAGAGACCGATGAACGCGAGGTTGCCCGCCTGATGGTCGGCAGAGAGGTAGTTATTGAGCGTCAGGAACGCGAAGCTACGGAGGGCGAAGAACTGCTTAATGTAAAAAACTTGAGCGTTTACGCCGATCACGGCCGCAAGGCGCTTGACGGTCTGTCCCTGTCCGTGCGAAAGGGCGAAATCGTCGGTGTAGCCGGAGTGGCGGGGAACGGCCAGAAGGAATTGGCAGAAGTGCTAACCGGTCTTCGGACTTGGCGGGAAGGCGAAATTATTTTTGACGGAAGTCCCGTCAAGACGGCTTCGGTTCGCGGAGCGATTGATTCCGGCATTTCCCATGTGCCCGAAAACCGTATGAAGAGCGGATTGGCTGGACGTCTGGGCTCAGTCGACAACCTGCTGTTCAAGTCATACCGTACCGAAGAACATTCGACCTTCGGCTTCCTTAAGGCGGCCAAGAACCGCATATGGTCCGAAGAGCTCGTGCGCAAATTCGATGTGAAGACGCCGGAGCTGGATACGCCTGTCCAGCAGCTGTCCGGAGGAAACCAGCAGAAGCTGTTGTTCGCACGGGAGGTTACCCACCAGCCGAAGCTGATGGTTGCCGTCCATCCGACGCAGGGCCTTGATGTCGGTGCGACAGCGGGAGTACATGAGCTGCTTATGGAGCTCCGCGCTTCCGGGAGCGGCGTGCTGCTTATCTCGGAGGATCTGGATGAGCTGCTGCAGCTGTCGGACCGGTTATTGGTCATTTATAACGGAGCAATTATTGGCGAGGAGACCCATGAGACGGCGGACAGAGAAAGAATCGGCCTGATGATGGCGGGCATCCGCAGCAGAGAGGAGAGCATGGTATGA
- a CDS encoding (2Fe-2S)-binding protein — translation MTLSCRINGQPVTAEVPPSRRLLTVLREELGLTGTKRSCELGRCGACMVLIDGRPVNSCLTMAYQCEGAEITTIEGLSGGGLHPVQQAFLEEGGFQCGYCTPGMVISVVALLSENPKPAPEEVEEALSGNLCRCTGYGGIMRAVNKAIEKGVG, via the coding sequence ATCACGCTTAGCTGCCGCATTAACGGACAGCCGGTGACTGCCGAAGTCCCGCCTTCGCGCCGTCTTCTGACGGTGTTGCGCGAAGAGCTTGGGCTTACCGGTACGAAGCGTTCCTGCGAGCTTGGCCGCTGCGGTGCCTGCATGGTGCTGATTGACGGCCGTCCGGTCAATTCCTGTCTGACGATGGCCTACCAATGCGAGGGAGCCGAGATCACGACTATTGAAGGATTGAGCGGCGGCGGACTGCATCCGGTGCAGCAGGCCTTTTTGGAGGAAGGCGGTTTTCAATGCGGATATTGTACGCCTGGTATGGTTATTTCAGTCGTTGCCTTGCTTTCGGAAAATCCGAAGCCGGCTCCGGAAGAGGTAGAAGAGGCGCTGTCCGGCAATTTGTGCCGGTGCACAGGGTATGGCGGCATTATGCGCGCCGTGAACAAAGCAATTGAAAAAGGAGTGGGTTAA
- a CDS encoding ABC transporter permease: protein MDFVTQLLIAAISAGTPLLLATLGGILNERAGIIQLGAEGLMLMGAVTTCIVFIRTENLGVALLASVGVTALLGMIHAFLCITLRANQTMSGLAMTLFGSGFSAYLGKSISGNPLPGILPRLHLDFLKPVPVIGDIFGNLDVLTWLSFVLVIVLHLLIHRTSWGLHLRAVGDSPATADVMGVHVRLIRYGYVTIGAMLIGLAGADMVLTVAPTWNEGLTAGRGWIAVGLVIFARWNPVRALLCAYFFGALDSLGFRMQLLGSAIPPYFLKMIPYVVTILVLMYLGYRNRNKPSGTPESLGVPYVREQRF, encoded by the coding sequence ATGGATTTTGTCACACAGTTATTAATCGCCGCCATTTCCGCGGGCACGCCGCTGCTCTTGGCGACGCTTGGAGGCATATTGAACGAACGCGCCGGTATTATTCAGCTTGGAGCCGAAGGCTTAATGCTGATGGGGGCGGTCACAACTTGCATTGTCTTTATTCGTACCGAAAATCTTGGAGTGGCGCTGCTTGCATCCGTAGGAGTAACGGCGCTGCTCGGCATGATTCACGCCTTCCTGTGCATCACGCTTCGCGCTAACCAGACAATGTCGGGTCTTGCGATGACGCTGTTCGGCAGCGGCTTTAGCGCCTATCTCGGCAAGTCGATCAGCGGCAACCCGCTGCCCGGAATTTTGCCGAGACTGCATCTCGACTTTTTGAAGCCAGTCCCGGTGATCGGCGATATTTTTGGAAATCTGGATGTTTTGACCTGGTTAAGCTTTGTGCTTGTCATTGTGCTGCATTTGCTCATTCACCGCACCTCATGGGGGCTGCACCTGCGGGCGGTGGGCGACAGCCCGGCCACCGCAGATGTTATGGGCGTTCACGTCCGGCTAATCCGATATGGTTATGTTACCATCGGCGCCATGCTGATCGGACTTGCGGGAGCGGATATGGTTCTGACCGTCGCTCCGACTTGGAACGAAGGGCTGACGGCGGGCAGAGGCTGGATCGCGGTTGGTCTCGTTATTTTTGCCAGATGGAATCCGGTAAGGGCGCTGCTGTGCGCCTACTTCTTCGGAGCGCTGGATTCGCTGGGTTTCCGGATGCAGCTGCTCGGCAGCGCCATTCCGCCGTATTTCCTGAAGATGATTCCTTACGTTGTAACCATCCTTGTTCTGATGTATTTGGGGTACCGCAACCGCAACAAGCCTTCCGGCACGCCGGAATCGCTGGGTGTTCCGTACGTTCGGGAGCAGCGGTTCTAG
- the uraD gene encoding 2-oxo-4-hydroxy-4-carboxy-5-ureidoimidazoline decarboxylase, translating to MGIPASPLTLSEINGMSREEFVETLGGIFEHSPWVAESAYTSRPFGSVGALHEAMAEAARSAGREKTLSLLRAHPDLATRLQVTPLSAAEQKGAGLDQLNPEEFELLNDLNKKYTEKFQFPFILAVRGKNKDDIIQSVSERVNLSPEEEWNRALFEIGKITKFRLEDLLTE from the coding sequence ATGGGAATTCCCGCTTCACCTCTTACGCTTTCAGAGATCAACGGAATGAGCAGGGAAGAGTTTGTGGAGACGCTTGGCGGCATTTTTGAGCATTCGCCGTGGGTTGCCGAATCGGCTTACACTTCCCGTCCCTTCGGATCGGTTGGCGCACTGCACGAAGCTATGGCGGAAGCCGCCCGAAGCGCTGGCCGGGAGAAGACTTTGTCGCTGCTGCGGGCCCATCCCGATCTGGCGACTAGGCTACAGGTAACACCGCTGTCGGCAGCCGAGCAAAAGGGCGCAGGGCTTGACCAGCTGAACCCGGAAGAATTCGAATTGCTAAATGATTTGAACAAGAAATATACGGAGAAGTTTCAGTTTCCGTTCATATTGGCTGTCCGTGGCAAAAATAAAGACGATATCATACAATCCGTCAGTGAGCGTGTTAATCTTTCGCCTGAGGAAGAATGGAACCGGGCGTTATTTGAAATCGGCAAAATTACGAAGTTCCGCCTGGAGGATCTGCTGACGGAATAA
- the uraH gene encoding hydroxyisourate hydrolase: MSGRLTTHVLDMVRGIPASGVFLQLRRLDNGEGNLLREAATNADGRLDSPLLEDAEMKPGEYELLFHAGDYFRKMDAAVSDTSSTGGQSSTLFLDLIPIRFHIGSEGGHYHVPLLLAPGGYSTYRGS; encoded by the coding sequence ATGAGCGGGCGCTTGACCACCCATGTGCTTGATATGGTGCGGGGGATTCCCGCTTCCGGAGTCTTTTTGCAGCTGAGGCGGCTGGATAACGGAGAGGGTAATTTGCTCCGCGAAGCGGCTACGAATGCCGATGGTAGGCTGGACTCCCCCTTGCTGGAGGATGCGGAGATGAAGCCCGGCGAATATGAGCTGCTGTTCCACGCGGGAGATTATTTTCGGAAAATGGACGCGGCAGTCTCGGACACCTCTTCAACCGGGGGCCAAAGCTCTACCCTTTTTCTCGATCTGATCCCGATCCGTTTCCATATCGGCAGCGAAGGCGGCCACTATCATGTTCCGCTTCTGCTCGCTCCCGGAGGATACAGCACCTATCGCGGAAGCTGA
- a CDS encoding NTP transferase domain-containing protein, which produces MGTPKVSLRLTQGVALGSVALSELERCGLEPLAVVVRADDKLEWLPPESGVRGSRRTETCLTAHLGLSFSLRCGLNAVLPTEPDAVVVALADQPFITAGLVGRLIDTFRRSPDLDYVASRGDGTIMPPALFSKSLFPALQQLDGDRGAASILHSPAYKGAVIEGDSPLFSMDADTEGDFMKVRRQWLLRNDRNRDSADM; this is translated from the coding sequence ATGGGCACCCCCAAGGTTTCTCTGAGGCTGACGCAGGGCGTCGCGCTTGGGAGCGTCGCGCTCAGTGAATTGGAACGCTGCGGCCTTGAGCCGCTGGCCGTGGTTGTAAGGGCCGATGACAAGCTGGAGTGGTTGCCGCCCGAGAGCGGAGTTCGGGGATCAAGACGGACGGAAACTTGCTTGACTGCCCATTTGGGGCTGTCCTTCTCCCTCCGCTGCGGCCTCAATGCGGTGTTGCCGACCGAACCGGATGCGGTGGTAGTGGCTCTTGCCGACCAGCCGTTCATAACGGCGGGGCTGGTCGGACGCTTGATCGATACCTTTCGGCGTTCACCGGATCTGGATTATGTGGCCAGCCGAGGCGATGGGACGATCATGCCGCCGGCCCTGTTCTCCAAATCACTGTTTCCGGCTCTTCAGCAGCTCGACGGTGACCGCGGCGCGGCAAGCATCCTTCATTCTCCTGCCTATAAAGGTGCGGTGATTGAAGGTGATTCTCCATTATTCTCCATGGACGCCGATACCGAAGGGGATTTCATGAAGGTCCGACGCCAGTGGTTGCTTAGAAACGACCGGAATCGGGACTCTGCCGACATGTGA
- a CDS encoding BMP family ABC transporter substrate-binding protein, with amino-acid sequence MKQRGRAFSLSFMLLFVLAIVLAGCGGNNTGGNAGASSEPAATATAGAGASAQPSGEKPKVAFVYIGPPGDGGYTYQHDQGRKAMEEELGIKADTVENVPEGADAERIITELAQSHDIVFTTSFGYMDYTLNVANKFPNVKFDHASGFKTAGNMGTYFGKNYQASYLTGIAAGKMTKSNHLGYVGAFPISEVIYNLNAFTLGAQSVNPDVKVDVVWTNTWYDPTTERQAAISLLDKGADVLLAYQDSPATLQAAAERGAFAGGNDSDMKKYAADNYLTNPVWNWGPYYTKTVKSVMDGTWTNEQYSGDMADGMVDLAPFGNKVPEDVQKLVTDAKAKIISGELDVFTGPISDNQGNEKVPAGKSLTLEEVLGMNWLAKGVVGTLPK; translated from the coding sequence ATGAAACAGAGGGGTCGGGCATTTAGTTTGAGCTTCATGCTGCTGTTTGTGCTTGCGATTGTACTTGCAGGCTGCGGCGGCAACAATACGGGAGGGAACGCAGGAGCGTCTTCGGAGCCGGCAGCAACGGCGACGGCAGGAGCCGGTGCGTCAGCACAGCCGTCCGGAGAGAAACCGAAGGTGGCGTTCGTATACATCGGGCCTCCCGGCGACGGCGGTTATACTTACCAGCACGATCAAGGCCGCAAAGCCATGGAGGAAGAACTCGGAATTAAAGCCGATACCGTTGAAAATGTCCCTGAAGGGGCCGACGCCGAGCGCATTATTACCGAGCTGGCTCAAAGTCACGACATTGTCTTTACAACAAGCTTCGGATACATGGACTACACACTGAATGTGGCGAATAAATTTCCGAACGTCAAGTTTGACCATGCTTCCGGCTTCAAGACCGCGGGCAACATGGGGACTTACTTCGGCAAGAACTATCAAGCGAGCTATCTGACGGGTATTGCCGCAGGCAAAATGACCAAGAGCAACCATCTCGGTTATGTTGGCGCTTTTCCGATCAGCGAGGTTATCTACAACCTCAATGCGTTTACGCTTGGGGCGCAAAGTGTAAATCCGGATGTCAAGGTCGACGTCGTATGGACAAACACATGGTATGATCCGACAACGGAACGCCAGGCCGCGATCAGCTTGCTGGATAAAGGCGCCGATGTGCTGCTTGCGTACCAGGATTCCCCGGCTACGCTGCAGGCTGCTGCGGAACGCGGAGCATTTGCGGGCGGCAACGACTCGGATATGAAGAAATACGCGGCAGACAACTATTTGACGAACCCTGTTTGGAACTGGGGACCGTACTACACGAAGACTGTAAAATCCGTGATGGACGGAACCTGGACAAATGAACAGTATTCCGGCGACATGGCTGACGGCATGGTGGATTTGGCTCCGTTCGGCAACAAGGTGCCTGAGGATGTTCAGAAGCTTGTGACGGATGCCAAGGCGAAGATCATCAGCGGTGAGTTGGATGTCTTCACGGGCCCGATCAGCGACAACCAGGGCAATGAGAAAGTTCCGGCAGGAAAGAGTCTTACGCTTGAAGAAGTGCTGGGCATGAACTGGCTGGCCAAAGGCGTAGTCGGAACACTTCCTAAATAA
- a CDS encoding ABC transporter permease — translation MSQEKASGGALPGPVKQTSGGRLPWRLEYDSSRIRTPWWTPILSVALALLLCAIFIYANGMSPVTVYLKMFKGAFGTSYGITETLVKAIPLLLCGLGIAVAYRISVWNIGAEGQLTVGAMAATAVTVYFPNLPGLWSIVLMLIFGVAAGAFWGLLTAIPKTHFGVNELITSLMLNYVALLALDYVVFGPWKDPKGFNMPGSPVFTDAQSLPVLGATRLHIGLIFALVAVVIYYLMVRFTRWGYELRLIGANPTAARYAGIHIKRHIIIVMLISGGLAGLAGMAEVSGVSHKLMQGISPGYGYTAIIVAWLAKLNPLGLVVTSVLFGGLIVGGFSVQTIGLPSSISEMLQGAILFFLIAGDMVTRFRIRRGA, via the coding sequence ATGAGCCAGGAAAAGGCAAGCGGAGGGGCGCTTCCGGGACCTGTGAAACAGACTTCCGGAGGTCGGCTGCCCTGGCGGCTGGAATATGATTCATCCCGCATCCGCACACCGTGGTGGACGCCGATTCTATCGGTGGCGCTGGCGCTCTTGCTGTGCGCGATTTTTATCTATGCCAACGGCATGAGTCCGGTAACAGTCTACTTGAAAATGTTTAAAGGGGCCTTTGGAACCTCTTACGGCATCACCGAAACGCTCGTCAAGGCCATTCCCCTGCTGCTGTGCGGCCTCGGGATCGCCGTAGCCTACCGGATTTCGGTCTGGAATATCGGAGCAGAGGGCCAATTGACGGTCGGCGCGATGGCTGCGACCGCGGTTACAGTGTATTTTCCGAATCTGCCCGGCCTTTGGTCGATTGTACTTATGCTGATCTTCGGCGTTGCCGCTGGCGCATTCTGGGGGCTGCTCACAGCCATTCCGAAAACGCATTTCGGGGTGAACGAGCTGATCACGTCGCTTATGCTCAACTATGTGGCGCTGCTGGCCCTTGATTATGTCGTATTCGGACCGTGGAAAGATCCTAAAGGCTTCAATATGCCGGGCTCGCCGGTGTTCACCGACGCGCAATCGCTGCCTGTACTCGGAGCAACCCGGCTGCATATCGGCTTGATCTTTGCGCTGGTCGCGGTTGTCATTTATTATCTGATGGTCCGTTTTACCCGCTGGGGCTACGAGCTGCGTCTGATCGGAGCGAATCCGACCGCTGCCCGCTACGCCGGCATTCACATCAAACGCCATATTATTATAGTCATGCTGATTAGCGGAGGACTTGCCGGTCTTGCGGGTATGGCCGAAGTATCGGGAGTAAGCCATAAGCTGATGCAGGGCATTTCGCCGGGCTACGGGTATACCGCCATTATTGTAGCCTGGCTCGCCAAGCTGAATCCGCTCGGGCTTGTTGTCACTTCGGTGCTGTTCGGCGGATTGATCGTTGGCGGCTTCAGCGTACAGACCATCGGTCTGCCGTCGTCCATTTCGGAAATGCTACAGGGCGCGATCCTGTTTTTCCTGATTGCCGGCGATATGGTCACCCGCTTCCGCATTCGCCGGGGAGCGTAG